One genomic segment of Dehalogenimonas alkenigignens includes these proteins:
- a CDS encoding reductive dehalogenase: MSVFHSTMSRREYMKSLGLFGAGIGGASLVAPVFHDLDELMASESAQIKRAWWIRNTEHPTVDIDWNLMKRHHGFHSTQSGVILARYAGGPAEYQAILAAGDKGVTDGIKNNTPGLTLRDNALGTVARGLGFTAARTDKFADTRLVGVKTPDQFGVPKWQGTPEENFRMMRAAMVFFGASHIGASELDADHKKLVGLYGDNIAESYWPFGSAPKWPPPTTVTQPIEFANQSTFSFDNATGLTKIPSNIPIFSISYTIPQSHELFRTTPSSALFAAANITRYRLRENMRISTQGFVRMLGYQMMYDEPYRGIPSIAGATLTGLVENSRHTIMGISPEHGNTVGLYEVLTDLPIAHTPAIDAGIWRFCQSCGICAKHCPPEAIEKKGESEPSWETRPSAITPKFGQIPGLGFDTEPEFFKAGRKTYWTDMISCQLFARGLPNRCQLCFGVCVFNNQYGAMIHDLVRQTVSVTSMFNGVFATAGETFGYGLKEDEAKEDWWDMVLPAYGYSTGFYSKHGGYNRERPA; the protein is encoded by the coding sequence ATGTCGGTTTTTCACAGCACAATGAGCCGCAGAGAGTACATGAAAAGTCTGGGTCTTTTTGGGGCCGGAATAGGCGGCGCCAGCCTGGTAGCGCCAGTATTCCACGATCTCGACGAATTGATGGCTTCAGAATCTGCTCAGATCAAGCGAGCCTGGTGGATTCGAAACACTGAACATCCGACTGTAGATATAGATTGGAACCTGATGAAACGGCATCACGGTTTCCATAGCACACAGTCCGGCGTCATCCTTGCCCGTTATGCCGGCGGTCCAGCGGAGTATCAGGCGATTCTCGCTGCCGGAGATAAGGGGGTTACTGACGGTATCAAGAACAACACCCCTGGTTTAACGTTGAGGGATAACGCTCTTGGTACTGTCGCGAGGGGCTTGGGTTTCACAGCCGCGCGGACTGATAAATTCGCTGACACGCGCCTTGTTGGCGTTAAAACACCGGATCAATTTGGAGTGCCCAAGTGGCAGGGAACACCGGAGGAGAACTTCCGGATGATGCGAGCGGCGATGGTATTCTTCGGAGCTTCACATATCGGCGCTTCGGAACTCGATGCCGATCACAAGAAACTAGTCGGTTTGTACGGCGATAACATCGCCGAATCATACTGGCCTTTTGGTTCAGCTCCAAAATGGCCGCCGCCGACGACAGTGACACAGCCCATCGAATTCGCTAATCAGTCGACCTTTTCGTTTGATAACGCTACCGGTTTAACAAAGATTCCTTCTAACATCCCGATCTTCAGTATCAGCTACACGATTCCTCAATCGCATGAGTTGTTCCGAACGACGCCGTCTTCGGCGCTTTTCGCCGCTGCCAATATCACCAGGTACCGCCTGCGCGAGAACATGCGTATCTCTACTCAGGGCTTTGTCCGGATGCTTGGATATCAGATGATGTATGACGAGCCGTATAGAGGCATTCCGAGCATCGCCGGTGCCACGTTGACCGGCTTAGTAGAAAACTCACGCCACACTATCATGGGTATCAGTCCTGAGCATGGCAACACCGTCGGTCTGTACGAAGTGTTGACCGACTTGCCAATTGCCCATACTCCGGCGATCGATGCTGGTATTTGGCGCTTCTGCCAGAGCTGCGGTATCTGCGCCAAGCACTGCCCGCCTGAAGCAATCGAGAAGAAAGGTGAGAGTGAGCCTTCCTGGGAGACTAGACCCTCCGCGATAACTCCGAAATTCGGTCAAATTCCAGGACTGGGTTTTGATACAGAGCCAGAGTTCTTCAAGGCTGGCCGCAAGACATATTGGACCGATATGATTAGCTGCCAGTTATTTGCCCGTGGGCTGCCTAACCGCTGCCAGTTATGCTTCGGTGTCTGCGTCTTCAATAACCAGTACGGTGCAATGATCCATGATTTAGTGAGGCAGACGGTTTCGGTAACTTCTATGTTTAATGGCGTGTTTGCCACTGCCGGTGAAACCTTTGGTTACGGTCTTAAGGAGGACGAAGCCAAGGAAGATTGGTGGGATATGGTGCTGCCAGCTTATGGCTACAGCACTGGTTTCTACTCCAAACATGGTGGCTATAACCGAGAACGGCCTGCTTAG
- a CDS encoding reductive dehalogenase — protein MKKFHSTISRRDFMKGLGLVGGAAAVAPAFHDIDELTASPNNTRKRSWWVKDVDHPTVDIDWQMMARHHGFHSTQSAAIVARYYGLNEYNAMTMPSTVERLKNNEPGFRLKDYAFGSAAGIWEGPLGFGFGSWRVTGGPASHKAYVGYQRASTPAQLGVPNWTGSPEEAAAMLRSAMIAYGASDVSFGELHDDHLKLVGTHGDNISTAFYPPKFPPPDTVIKPQVFEDVPVGYCDEKTGKYVLPSKVPLYIVTWAMPMPQEMARTAPSMLMSSANSSRYRRDEHVTYCTLEFLRGLGYNGYSDTNYRAIPTGADAVLQGLAENGRHTIMALSPEFGAWCGFFHLITDLPLAPSKPIDAGMWNFCHSCGQCANACPSNSIEHKGDREPSYEPYPSSITPKDPALPGLGWDKPTPGETDYNKTGRKTYWTDMITCAGYRKAVDPCLRCFGSCVFNSPKGAMVHDIIRGTVANVSIFNGFFATMHEAFGYGVVEGEAKEEWWDASLPAYNLNSIVGAQHGGYNK, from the coding sequence GTGAAAAAATTCCATTCCACCATCAGCCGCAGGGATTTCATGAAGGGTTTAGGTCTTGTCGGCGGCGCCGCCGCCGTAGCTCCGGCGTTTCATGACATTGACGAACTTACCGCCTCGCCAAACAACACCAGAAAACGCAGTTGGTGGGTTAAGGATGTTGATCATCCAACCGTCGATATTGACTGGCAGATGATGGCTCGCCACCACGGCTTTCACAGCACTCAGTCAGCGGCAATCGTAGCCAGGTATTACGGGCTCAATGAATATAACGCGATGACCATGCCCAGTACTGTTGAAAGACTGAAAAATAATGAGCCGGGATTCCGCCTCAAAGATTACGCCTTCGGTTCAGCAGCGGGTATCTGGGAAGGGCCTCTGGGTTTCGGCTTCGGTTCCTGGCGCGTTACAGGCGGTCCTGCATCACACAAAGCCTACGTGGGATACCAGCGAGCCTCGACCCCAGCCCAACTCGGTGTGCCGAATTGGACAGGCTCTCCTGAAGAAGCGGCAGCAATGCTTCGGTCAGCGATGATTGCCTACGGCGCCTCTGATGTGTCTTTCGGCGAGCTCCACGACGATCACCTGAAGCTGGTCGGCACCCACGGCGACAATATCTCGACCGCTTTCTACCCGCCGAAATTTCCCCCGCCGGACACCGTTATCAAACCCCAGGTATTCGAAGATGTGCCGGTTGGGTATTGCGATGAAAAGACTGGTAAGTACGTCCTTCCCAGCAAGGTACCGCTGTATATAGTCACCTGGGCTATGCCGATGCCCCAGGAGATGGCCAGGACCGCTCCTTCAATGCTAATGTCTTCAGCAAATTCCAGCCGCTACCGCCGGGACGAGCATGTAACCTACTGCACTCTGGAATTCCTGCGCGGTCTTGGCTACAACGGCTACAGCGACACCAACTACCGCGCCATCCCCACCGGCGCTGACGCGGTGCTTCAGGGTCTGGCCGAGAACGGGCGCCATACCATCATGGCCCTCAGCCCGGAGTTCGGCGCCTGGTGCGGCTTCTTCCACCTGATCACCGATCTGCCGCTGGCGCCCAGCAAACCCATTGACGCCGGCATGTGGAACTTCTGCCACAGCTGCGGCCAATGCGCCAACGCCTGCCCCTCGAACTCAATTGAGCATAAAGGCGACCGGGAGCCTTCCTATGAACCTTACCCCTCATCCATCACCCCGAAAGACCCCGCTCTGCCGGGCCTGGGATGGGACAAACCGACCCCCGGCGAGACTGACTACAATAAAACGGGCCGGAAGACCTATTGGACCGATATGATCACCTGCGCTGGCTATCGCAAAGCGGTTGATCCTTGCTTGAGGTGTTTCGGTTCTTGCGTATTCAATAGCCCTAAGGGCGCTATGGTTCACGACATCATCAGGGGTACCGTCGCTAATGTCAGTATCTTCAATGGCTTCTTCGCCACGATGCACGAAGCCTTCGGCTACGGAGTTGTCGAAGGCGAGGCAAAGGAAGAGTGGTGGGATGCATCTCTTCCAGCATACAACCTTAACAGCATTGTCGGCGCCCAGCACGGTGGCTATAACAAGTAA
- a CDS encoding reductive dehalogenase, whose product MTTFHSTMSRRDFMKGLGLLGAGIGGASLVAPAFHDLDELASSEQATWKRPWWVKYREAHHPTAEVDFDTMQRFDQRLTTQAQYVNNKYAGSTEWSGVLSKAKEFATQNLGKKGNTIRDKSLQNAATQFYTASIYTHATLTGSPKGIQTPEQMGLPKWTGTPEEASRMLRAVAVFMGAGAIGAAELEKKLVFTYIKAGDAKTGATANDATFMNNWPPPLAAGPKIDFENVAVGYETPERKVLPDAVNLHEVGVMIPMSKDAWRTAMPDAPSGVAQASNISRYRMWTCSVQPGIQAFLRGLGYTGYGYPYPDMSGGLVPAQASAVLGGISEIGRHSEAAISPEFGANHGYYSFLTDFPMADDNPIDAGIFRFCHTCKRCSDACPSGSISTDAEPSWEVPQNYKVPNMNNQAGKKLFWTDSHSCQMYRTIYTCNICRPVCTFNTNNAAIHDYIKVTVANTSVFNSFFYTMHEPFGYGLHDVDEWWNLSLPIWGTDSTTAAYDGGYRK is encoded by the coding sequence ATGACAACATTCCACAGTACAATGTCTAGGCGCGACTTTATGAAAGGTCTCGGATTGCTCGGTGCCGGTATTGGTGGTGCCTCTTTAGTTGCCCCTGCGTTTCATGACCTTGATGAGCTTGCTTCTTCAGAGCAGGCGACATGGAAGCGACCGTGGTGGGTAAAATATCGCGAAGCCCATCACCCAACCGCTGAAGTAGATTTCGACACAATGCAACGCTTTGATCAACGACTAACAACACAGGCACAATATGTTAACAACAAATATGCTGGAAGTACCGAGTGGTCTGGGGTTCTCTCCAAAGCCAAAGAATTCGCTACTCAGAACCTTGGGAAAAAAGGCAACACTATTCGAGATAAATCTCTGCAGAACGCTGCTACTCAGTTCTACACAGCCAGTATTTATACTCACGCTACACTGACTGGTTCACCGAAAGGAATCCAGACACCCGAACAGATGGGGTTACCTAAATGGACTGGTACGCCTGAAGAAGCTAGTCGGATGCTCCGAGCTGTTGCCGTGTTTATGGGCGCCGGGGCTATTGGTGCAGCCGAATTGGAAAAAAAGCTTGTTTTCACATACATCAAGGCAGGCGATGCCAAAACAGGCGCAACCGCCAATGATGCAACGTTCATGAACAACTGGCCTCCACCGCTCGCTGCTGGACCGAAAATTGATTTTGAGAATGTCGCGGTTGGCTATGAAACCCCTGAGCGAAAAGTATTGCCAGACGCGGTTAATTTACATGAGGTCGGTGTTATGATCCCTATGTCGAAAGACGCATGGCGCACGGCAATGCCTGACGCTCCCTCTGGTGTGGCACAGGCCTCTAACATCAGTCGCTACCGTATGTGGACTTGCTCCGTGCAACCCGGTATCCAGGCTTTTCTACGCGGTTTGGGTTACACCGGCTACGGCTATCCGTATCCCGACATGTCGGGCGGTTTGGTACCCGCCCAGGCTAGTGCAGTTCTAGGCGGTATCTCCGAAATTGGCCGTCACAGTGAAGCGGCTATCAGTCCGGAGTTTGGCGCAAATCATGGATACTACAGTTTCCTTACTGATTTCCCAATGGCTGATGACAATCCAATCGATGCCGGCATTTTCCGCTTCTGCCACACGTGTAAGCGCTGTTCTGATGCCTGCCCGTCAGGATCCATCTCAACAGATGCCGAACCTTCTTGGGAGGTGCCTCAGAACTATAAGGTTCCCAACATGAACAATCAGGCCGGGAAAAAACTGTTTTGGACTGATTCCCATAGCTGCCAAATGTATCGCACTATCTATACCTGTAATATTTGCCGCCCAGTCTGCACCTTTAACACAAACAATGCGGCTATTCACGACTATATTAAGGTTACGGTTGCGAACACATCTGTATTCAACAGTTTCTTCTATACCATGCACGAGCCGTTCGGGTACGGGCTGCATGATGTCGATGAATGGTGGAATCTGTCACTTCCAATTTGGGGTACCGATTCAACCACAGCGGCATACGATGGCGGTTACCGGAAGTAA
- the coaBC gene encoding bifunctional phosphopantothenoylcysteine decarboxylase/phosphopantothenate--cysteine ligase CoaBC: protein MFKDRTIILGITGSIAAYKAADLASRLVQAGAAVEVVMTESAQKFIAPLTLRALTNRQPVTSMWQDAREFSIEHVSLAEAADAILIAPATANTIAKLAGGLADDILSSTVLATRAPVIIAPAMNCNMYDNAATRANIASLKSRGFTFVEPQSGRLACGSEGKGRLAPAETILETLAAVLNRKNDLAGKTIVVTAGGTREPIDPVRYIGNRSSGKMGCALAAAASARGASVKLVSTVDMPDSSGMTVIRVETAAQMLEAVRGAVKGADALIMAAAVADFRPLTAAGGKIKKNAAPLDLKLEATPDILSEVKGDFIRVGFAAETADLIDNAKKKLGGKNLDLIVANDVTAPGSGFGADTNKVTLLFKDGRAEDLPLMPKRAVAEKIMDYLATMLN, encoded by the coding sequence ATGTTTAAAGATCGCACCATCATCCTGGGCATCACCGGCTCCATCGCCGCCTACAAGGCCGCCGACCTCGCCTCCAGGCTGGTCCAGGCCGGCGCGGCGGTCGAAGTCGTCATGACCGAATCCGCCCAAAAGTTCATCGCGCCCCTCACCCTGCGGGCCCTCACCAACCGCCAGCCGGTGACTTCGATGTGGCAGGATGCCCGCGAGTTCTCCATCGAGCATGTCTCCCTGGCCGAGGCCGCCGACGCCATCCTTATCGCTCCGGCCACCGCCAACACCATCGCCAAACTGGCTGGCGGCCTGGCTGACGATATCCTGTCCTCGACCGTACTGGCCACCAGGGCCCCGGTCATCATTGCCCCGGCTATGAACTGCAATATGTACGACAATGCGGCGACCCGAGCCAACATCGCCTCCCTGAAGTCGAGAGGCTTCACCTTCGTCGAACCCCAATCCGGCCGCCTCGCCTGCGGCTCCGAGGGTAAAGGCAGATTGGCCCCGGCTGAGACCATCCTTGAGACTCTCGCCGCGGTTCTTAATCGGAAAAACGACCTTGCCGGCAAGACGATTGTCGTTACCGCCGGCGGCACCCGGGAGCCGATTGACCCCGTCCGCTATATCGGCAACCGCTCCTCCGGCAAGATGGGCTGCGCCCTGGCCGCCGCCGCTAGCGCCCGCGGCGCCTCGGTGAAACTCGTCTCGACGGTCGATATGCCCGATTCGTCCGGCATGACCGTTATCCGCGTCGAAACCGCCGCCCAGATGCTTGAAGCCGTCCGGGGCGCGGTCAAAGGCGCCGACGCCCTCATTATGGCCGCCGCGGTGGCCGATTTCCGGCCCCTGACGGCAGCCGGCGGCAAAATCAAGAAAAACGCGGCGCCGCTAGACCTTAAGCTGGAAGCGACGCCCGACATCCTCTCCGAAGTTAAAGGTGATTTCATCCGCGTCGGCTTCGCCGCCGAGACTGCCGATCTGATCGATAATGCCAAAAAGAAGCTCGGCGGGAAAAATCTCGACCTCATCGTCGCCAACGATGTGACTGCCCCCGGCTCCGGCTTCGGCGCCGACACCAACAAGGTGACCCTGCTTTTCAAGGACGGCCGCGCCGAGGACCTGCCCCTCATGCCTAAACGCGCCGTCGCCGAAAAAATCATGGATTACCTCGCCACCATGCTGAATTAG
- a CDS encoding type III pantothenate kinase, which yields MLLVIDIGNTTISLGAYDGDRLAASLRVATVLQKLPDEYASLLLHLLPLNGIDPKSVDKVAICSVVPPLTGAFEELCRKYFHAEPLTIGAGTRTGVKIRMDNPREVGADRIVNAAAAFQLYKTACIVVDLGTGTTFDTVSASGEFIGGAIAPGIGIAAEALTARTSMLPRIELQRPERAIGTSTVKAMQSGMVFGYTGLVESIVSRIQAELPSKALVIATGGYAGLLAAETGIFDAVAPDLTLYGLRLIYYMNRA from the coding sequence ATGCTGCTTGTCATTGACATCGGCAACACCACCATTTCGCTCGGGGCGTATGACGGCGACCGGCTGGCCGCCAGCCTGCGGGTGGCCACCGTGCTGCAGAAATTGCCGGATGAATACGCCTCGCTGCTGCTCCACCTGCTGCCGCTTAACGGCATCGACCCCAAATCGGTTGATAAGGTCGCCATCTGTTCGGTGGTCCCGCCGCTGACCGGCGCCTTCGAGGAACTCTGCCGGAAATATTTCCATGCTGAACCGCTGACCATCGGCGCCGGCACCCGGACCGGCGTCAAGATCCGCATGGACAACCCGCGGGAAGTCGGCGCCGACCGCATCGTTAACGCCGCCGCCGCTTTCCAGCTGTACAAAACCGCCTGCATTGTCGTCGATCTGGGCACCGGCACCACCTTCGACACCGTTTCGGCCAGCGGCGAGTTTATCGGCGGCGCCATCGCCCCGGGCATCGGCATCGCCGCCGAAGCCCTGACCGCCCGGACCTCGATGCTGCCGCGCATTGAGCTCCAGCGGCCGGAGCGGGCCATCGGCACCTCCACGGTAAAGGCCATGCAGTCAGGCATGGTCTTCGGCTACACCGGGCTGGTGGAAAGCATTGTGAGCCGCATCCAGGCCGAACTGCCGTCCAAGGCTCTGGTCATCGCCACCGGCGGTTACGCCGGCCTCCTCGCCGCCGAAACGGGCATCTTCGACGCCGTCGCCCCTGACCTCACTCTATACGGCCTGCGGCTGATCTATTACATGAACCGGGCTTGA
- a CDS encoding bifunctional ADP-dependent NAD(P)H-hydrate dehydratase/NAD(P)H-hydrate epimerase, with protein MNLVTAAEMRRLEQEAAALGVSAAELMQRAGREVADKLAALLEPAAGKRVIVLVGPGNNGGDGLVAARHLKTAGALTDIYLLSPRGSDDIVLREAVTAGLSPLEARYDVGFERLRAALEEADVVLDAVFGTGLGRSISGAPAAALALVEEARNRRPEMTVVALDLPSGLDADTGAIDPSAVRADFTITLGYAKRGFFLFPGAGYTGEILVADIGLPEGSGAGLNTEVLDEHLILDLLPDRPADAHKGTFGKVLVAAGSPEYAGAAVLACQAAGRAGAGLVTLAAGKSLYPVLASRLTETTHLILPETADGGPAPGAAELIAGRLKEFSAAVIGPGLGQSPSAAAFTRALLAALSRPENRASGFAAVLDADALNILSAESDWWLKVDFPAVLTPHPGEMARLAGLAVPRVQSDRIELARRCAGLWRQVVVLKGAHTVIASSDGRAALAPNANPALATAGTGDVLAGIIGGLLAQGLAPFDAARAGVYIHAMAAESVRAALGDCGAVASDLLGHIPRSFKALKEHDHAACH; from the coding sequence ATGAATCTCGTCACCGCCGCCGAAATGCGCCGGCTCGAACAGGAGGCCGCCGCTCTGGGTGTCTCCGCAGCCGAACTGATGCAGCGCGCCGGCCGGGAAGTGGCCGATAAGCTCGCCGCGCTGTTGGAGCCTGCCGCCGGCAAGCGGGTCATCGTCCTGGTCGGGCCGGGCAACAACGGCGGCGACGGCCTGGTCGCCGCCCGCCATCTCAAAACCGCCGGCGCTCTGACCGATATATACCTCCTGTCCCCCCGCGGCTCGGACGATATCGTCCTGCGGGAGGCCGTGACCGCCGGCCTGTCGCCGCTTGAAGCCCGTTATGACGTTGGCTTCGAGCGTCTCAGAGCCGCTCTTGAGGAAGCCGATGTTGTCCTGGACGCCGTTTTCGGCACCGGGCTGGGCAGGAGCATCAGCGGCGCCCCGGCGGCCGCCCTGGCGCTGGTTGAAGAAGCCCGTAACCGCCGCCCGGAGATGACCGTCGTCGCCCTCGACCTGCCGTCCGGCCTCGATGCCGACACCGGAGCTATCGACCCGTCGGCTGTCCGGGCGGATTTCACCATCACCCTGGGATACGCCAAGCGCGGTTTCTTCCTGTTTCCCGGCGCCGGTTACACCGGCGAGATTCTGGTCGCCGATATCGGACTGCCCGAAGGATCCGGCGCCGGCCTCAACACTGAAGTCCTCGACGAGCATCTGATTCTTGATCTACTCCCCGACCGGCCGGCCGATGCCCACAAAGGCACCTTCGGTAAAGTGCTGGTGGCCGCCGGTTCGCCGGAGTATGCCGGCGCTGCCGTTCTGGCCTGCCAGGCGGCCGGCCGGGCTGGCGCCGGCCTGGTAACCCTGGCCGCCGGGAAAAGCCTGTACCCCGTCCTGGCTTCCAGGCTGACCGAAACCACTCACCTCATCCTGCCGGAGACAGCGGACGGCGGTCCGGCGCCAGGCGCCGCCGAACTGATCGCCGGCCGGTTGAAAGAATTCTCCGCCGCCGTCATCGGGCCGGGGCTGGGGCAGTCGCCGTCAGCCGCCGCTTTTACCCGTGCCCTGCTGGCGGCGCTGTCCCGGCCTGAAAACCGCGCCTCAGGCTTCGCCGCCGTCCTGGACGCCGATGCCCTGAACATCCTGTCGGCGGAATCGGATTGGTGGCTCAAAGTGGATTTCCCTGCCGTGCTCACCCCCCACCCGGGCGAAATGGCCCGCCTGGCCGGGCTGGCCGTCCCCCGGGTGCAAAGCGACCGGATCGAGCTGGCGCGCCGCTGCGCCGGTTTGTGGCGGCAGGTCGTCGTGCTCAAAGGGGCTCACACCGTCATCGCTTCGTCTGACGGGCGGGCGGCCCTGGCTCCCAATGCCAACCCCGCCCTGGCCACCGCCGGCACCGGCGATGTCCTGGCGGGCATCATCGGCGGGCTGCTGGCCCAGGGACTGGCGCCCTTCGATGCCGCCCGCGCCGGGGTATATATCCATGCCATGGCCGCCGAGTCGGTGCGCGCCGCGCTGGGAGACTGCGGCGCCGTCGCCTCGGACCTGCTGGGGCACATCCCCCGTTCGTTCAAGGCGCTCAAGGAGCATGACCATGCTGCTTGTCATTGA
- a CDS encoding MBL fold metallo-hydrolase: MRFLGAHNCETDAAGMMCLLVDGRIVLDAGALTRNLPLEDQFGIRAVLLTHGHYDHFRDIPMLGMNLFLNGRSVDVYGSDDARRALAEHVLNGGIYSRFFDHPEGSPTLRYHVVEPGTSFRLGDYAVLPVALPHPVPVLGYQLTDASGRRFFYSGDTGAGLSACFGDIDPHLMAIDVTAPSRYTAFFAARNQHLTPETLAAELKAFKKLKGHLPPVVCVHMNPHGEAEIAAEIERLSAELGSPVYLAREGLTISV, encoded by the coding sequence GTGCGCTTCCTGGGGGCCCACAACTGCGAGACCGACGCCGCCGGCATGATGTGCCTGCTCGTTGACGGCCGGATTGTGCTTGACGCCGGCGCCCTGACCCGCAACCTGCCGCTGGAGGACCAGTTCGGCATCCGGGCGGTGCTCTTGACCCACGGCCACTACGACCACTTCCGGGACATCCCGATGCTGGGGATGAACCTCTTCCTCAACGGCCGGAGCGTGGACGTCTACGGATCTGATGACGCCCGGCGCGCCCTGGCGGAGCACGTCCTGAACGGCGGCATTTATTCCCGCTTTTTTGACCATCCGGAGGGCAGCCCGACGCTGCGGTATCATGTCGTCGAGCCCGGCACCTCTTTCCGGCTGGGCGATTACGCAGTCCTGCCGGTAGCTTTGCCGCACCCGGTGCCGGTGCTCGGCTACCAGCTGACCGACGCTTCCGGCCGCAGGTTCTTTTATTCCGGCGACACCGGAGCCGGCCTTTCCGCATGTTTCGGTGATATTGACCCTCACCTCATGGCCATCGACGTCACCGCGCCCTCGCGCTATACTGCCTTTTTTGCCGCCCGGAATCAGCACCTGACCCCGGAGACCCTGGCCGCGGAGCTTAAAGCCTTCAAAAAGCTGAAAGGTCATCTGCCTCCGGTGGTTTGCGTGCACATGAACCCCCACGGCGAAGCCGAAATAGCCGCTGAGATCGAGCGCCTCTCCGCTGAACTCGGTTCGCCCGTCTATCTCGCTCGCGAGGGGCTGACAATCTCGGTCTAG
- a CDS encoding queuosine precursor transporter, whose product MHVSQRLIVVAALFVTCLITANIIAVKLISLGADIVLPAAILVFPLSYLIGDVLTEVYGFAWARRVIWLGFLCNLIFVGFAWLGGLLPGASFWQGQVAYEAILGYTPRLLLASFSGYLIGSFANAAVMSKMKLLTRGRHLWSRTIGSTVIGEGLDSMVFITVAFIGTPAFAPVFILYHWAAKTLIEVAATPLTYAVVNYLKGAEKIDAYDSGISLNPFTLKEARR is encoded by the coding sequence TTGCACGTCTCCCAGCGCCTTATCGTCGTGGCCGCCCTGTTCGTCACCTGCCTCATCACCGCCAATATCATCGCCGTCAAACTCATTTCCCTCGGGGCGGACATCGTCCTGCCGGCCGCCATTCTGGTCTTCCCCCTGTCGTATCTCATCGGCGATGTCCTGACTGAGGTCTACGGCTTCGCCTGGGCCCGCCGGGTCATCTGGCTCGGTTTTTTATGTAATCTTATCTTCGTCGGATTCGCCTGGCTCGGCGGCTTGCTGCCGGGCGCCTCTTTCTGGCAGGGACAGGTGGCCTATGAGGCGATACTGGGCTATACCCCTCGCCTGCTGCTGGCTTCGTTCTCCGGTTACCTTATCGGCAGCTTCGCCAACGCCGCCGTCATGTCGAAGATGAAGCTCCTGACCCGCGGCCGGCACCTGTGGAGCCGCACTATCGGCTCGACCGTCATCGGCGAAGGGCTGGATTCGATGGTCTTCATCACCGTCGCCTTCATCGGCACCCCGGCTTTCGCCCCTGTTTTCATCCTCTACCACTGGGCGGCCAAGACGCTTATCGAGGTAGCGGCGACGCCGCTGACCTACGCCGTCGTCAATTACCTGAAGGGCGCGGAGAAAATTGACGCCTATGACTCCGGTATCAGCCTCAATCCCTTCACCCTGAAGGAAGCCCGGCGTTGA
- a CDS encoding magnesium transporter CorA family protein, protein MAVVQNSKIPKLRMESVEFGGLVWYDVERPTEVETLHLSQNFSFHPLDLDDVLSKRQRPKIDEYKDYLFFVFHFPAYNKLERLLMPSQLSVFIGQGFLITLHAGNLKPLMKLFRECELDEESRKEYMRHGPGYLLYRIVDRLVDYCQPIVNKILDSMDSIEDEIFARRRRSGTVRDISILRRDIITFRRTVWPMRAVIAGLEPKIKRYIDTDLNVYFGDLIDHTDKLWDSLDECKEIIEGLSSTFDSMSINNYNEGIRILTIFATISLPSLLVASIYGMNIDLPFQHNDHTIIIVGLLTLAATAITAVVLRWLKII, encoded by the coding sequence ATGGCGGTTGTTCAAAACTCAAAAATCCCAAAGCTCCGCATGGAAAGCGTCGAGTTCGGCGGCCTGGTGTGGTACGACGTCGAGCGCCCCACCGAGGTTGAAACCCTCCACCTGTCGCAGAATTTCTCCTTCCACCCGCTGGACCTGGATGATGTCCTGTCCAAACGCCAGCGCCCCAAGATAGATGAATATAAGGACTATCTCTTCTTCGTTTTCCACTTCCCGGCCTACAACAAGCTTGAACGCCTGTTGATGCCTTCCCAGCTTTCGGTCTTCATCGGCCAGGGCTTCCTCATCACCCTCCACGCCGGCAACCTGAAACCGCTGATGAAGCTCTTCAGAGAGTGCGAACTGGACGAGGAATCCCGCAAGGAATACATGCGCCACGGGCCCGGTTACCTCCTCTATCGCATCGTGGACCGGCTGGTGGACTACTGCCAGCCCATCGTCAATAAAATATTGGACAGCATGGACTCCATCGAGGATGAAATATTCGCCCGCCGGCGCCGCAGCGGCACGGTGCGCGACATCTCCATACTGCGCCGCGACATCATCACCTTCCGCCGCACCGTCTGGCCGATGCGGGCGGTCATCGCCGGCCTGGAACCCAAGATCAAGCGTTATATCGACACCGACCTGAACGTCTATTTCGGCGACCTTATCGACCATACCGATAAACTCTGGGACAGCCTGGATGAATGCAAGGAGATCATCGAAGGCCTCTCCTCCACCTTCGACTCGATGTCGATCAACAACTACAACGAAGGCATCCGCATCCTGACCATATTCGCCACCATTTCACTGCCATCCCTGCTCGTCGCCAGCATTTACGGGATGAACATCGACCTGCCATTCCAACATAATGATCACACGATTATTATCGTCGGCCTGCTGACCCTGGCGGCCACCGCCATCACCGCCGTGGTCCTGCGCTGGCTTAAAATCATCTGA